Proteins from a genomic interval of Acetobacterium woodii DSM 1030:
- a CDS encoding glycosyltransferase translates to MAENYSVLMSVYYKEKPEYLKLAIQSMLDQTVKANEFIVVKDGPLTPGLDAVIDEYVEKNPGLFTVIANPTNLGLGPALRKGVIAAKNELIARMDSDDYVIPDRCEKQLECFEDDPELGMVGSYEAEFIDTIDNVVSIHKVPDTNQEIFNFMRRRCAVLHPTVIFKKSEVIRAGNYQVTSFYTVYEDYDLFARMIFDEKVKCYNIQDTLYYIRTNQDFYERRGGAKYAKTVLRFKWHLFQKGHMLFIDFFVSGLGQAFVCVLPNKVRKMIYMKLLRK, encoded by the coding sequence ATGGCTGAAAACTATAGTGTATTAATGTCAGTTTACTATAAAGAAAAACCAGAATATTTAAAGTTGGCGATTCAGTCAATGCTTGACCAAACTGTAAAGGCAAATGAGTTTATTGTGGTTAAAGATGGTCCTCTTACGCCTGGATTAGATGCTGTTATTGATGAGTATGTAGAGAAGAATCCGGGTTTGTTTACGGTAATAGCAAATCCGACAAACCTTGGTTTAGGTCCAGCTTTAAGAAAAGGTGTAATAGCTGCAAAGAATGAACTTATTGCTCGTATGGATTCTGATGATTATGTGATTCCTGATAGGTGTGAAAAGCAACTTGAATGTTTTGAAGATGATCCAGAACTTGGAATGGTAGGTTCATATGAAGCTGAATTTATCGACACGATAGATAATGTTGTTTCTATACATAAGGTGCCTGATACAAACCAAGAAATATTTAATTTTATGCGTAGAAGATGCGCAGTACTTCATCCAACCGTTATTTTTAAGAAGAGTGAAGTAATTAGGGCTGGTAATTATCAGGTAACATCATTCTATACTGTGTACGAAGACTATGATTTATTTGCTCGTATGATATTTGATGAAAAAGTCAAATGCTATAACATTCAGGATACGCTTTACTACATAAGAACAAATCAAGACTTCTATGAACGTAGAGGTGGAGCAAAATATGCAAAGACTGTTTTGAGGTTTAAATGGCATCTATTTCAAAAGGGACACATGTTATTTATTGATTTTTTCGTTAGTGGATTAGGGCAAGCATTTGTTTGCGTACTTCCCAATAAAGTAAGAAAAATGATTTATATGAAATTATTGAGGAAATAA
- a CDS encoding LCP family protein, translating into MSLAMIVIVTAYLAVTIFGQQLKQVFGQEEIANAGQTVTNYEESKAIYINGQKYLPDPDVYTFLLGGVDKFGTVAESDSYLNNEQIDFISVIAYDKNKNTCKILIINRDTMMEVPVLGLGGKSAGTAFEQIALSHTYGSGLKDSAENTVDAVEKLLGGITVGNYAIMKMDAIPVLNDMVGGVSLTLTENLPQMDPSFIAGSTVTLKGDLALQFIRRRIDVSDGTNLARIRRQEQYINGFYNNLRLKVSENGNFLVKAFGSVEDYLTTDCDYVQMNEFQNYIKTYPEATIYTMAGEARKGAEFIEFYPDQTNLTQLTVDLFYKQAE; encoded by the coding sequence AATGCTGGTCAAACCGTGACAAATTATGAAGAGTCAAAAGCAATTTATATTAATGGTCAGAAGTATTTACCAGATCCCGATGTGTATACTTTTCTTCTCGGTGGTGTTGATAAATTTGGTACGGTAGCCGAAAGTGATTCATACCTTAATAATGAGCAGATCGACTTTATCTCAGTGATTGCCTATGATAAAAATAAAAACACCTGCAAGATTCTAATTATCAACCGGGACACAATGATGGAAGTGCCGGTATTGGGGTTGGGCGGTAAAAGTGCCGGCACAGCCTTTGAACAAATTGCTTTGTCCCATACTTATGGGTCGGGCCTTAAAGATAGTGCGGAAAATACTGTCGATGCCGTGGAAAAACTACTCGGCGGGATCACCGTGGGCAATTACGCGATTATGAAAATGGATGCTATTCCGGTGTTGAATGATATGGTCGGGGGGGTAAGCCTGACCCTGACAGAAAATCTGCCTCAGATGGATCCGTCCTTTATTGCCGGTTCCACCGTGACTTTAAAAGGCGATCTGGCCTTGCAATTTATCCGCCGACGTATTGATGTTTCAGACGGAACCAACCTGGCCCGAATCCGCCGGCAGGAACAGTATATTAACGGGTTTTATAATAACTTAAGGTTGAAGGTTTCAGAAAATGGTAATTTTTTAGTCAAAGCTTTTGGTTCTGTGGAAGATTATCTGACCACCGATTGTGATTATGTGCAAATGAATGAGTTTCAGAATTATATTAAAACCTACCCGGAAGCGACCATTTATACCATGGCCGGGGAAGCCCGGAAGGGTGCTGAATTTATTGAGTTTTACCCGGATCAAACAAATTTAACCCAATTAACCGTTGATCTTTTTTATAAACAGGCCGAATAG
- a CDS encoding glycosyltransferase family protein encodes MIWIKKQTINPEVTDYYLEIIGEAYSRLGEKVEYFTDWNDCRAIKKDIIVVTRYKEVLKMILQRRRYIYWIQGILPEENYALYHSKLKVFIYNIIERIMFNYTNNHNYLFIMVSNRMKKHYEDKYSKQINNCYIMPCNNDSIHKESFFEEGKYNEDVFCYAGGLNVWQCIDETLNIYKHIETENPKAKLLLLVKDHNLAKELVDKYGIRNYEFDFVPVDKLPDKLKKVKYGFIVREDLELNRVATPTKLMTYMGNGVISILSECLEGLTENLDETKYIIKLKNVHDFDSIKCAMSETVDAQEIYNDYKRIYKNHYDGKTHINRMKDALPR; translated from the coding sequence ATGATATGGATAAAAAAACAAACAATTAATCCAGAGGTCACAGATTATTATCTAGAAATAATAGGCGAAGCATATTCTAGACTTGGTGAAAAGGTTGAATATTTTACGGATTGGAATGACTGTAGAGCAATAAAAAAGGATATAATTGTTGTTACAAGATATAAAGAAGTTCTAAAGATGATACTTCAAAGAAGAAGATATATTTATTGGATCCAAGGGATTCTTCCAGAAGAGAATTATGCTTTATATCATAGTAAATTAAAGGTATTTATATATAACATTATTGAAAGAATAATGTTCAACTATACAAATAATCATAACTATCTTTTCATAATGGTCTCTAACAGAATGAAAAAACATTATGAGGATAAATATAGTAAGCAGATTAATAATTGTTACATTATGCCTTGCAACAATGATTCAATACATAAGGAAAGTTTCTTTGAAGAAGGCAAATATAATGAAGATGTTTTTTGTTATGCTGGAGGTCTTAATGTCTGGCAATGTATTGATGAAACTCTAAATATTTACAAGCATATTGAGACTGAGAATCCTAAAGCTAAATTATTATTATTAGTTAAAGACCATAATTTAGCAAAAGAATTAGTTGATAAGTATGGCATTCGAAATTATGAATTTGATTTTGTTCCGGTTGATAAACTCCCAGATAAACTCAAAAAAGTTAAATATGGCTTTATCGTTAGAGAAGATTTGGAGTTAAATAGGGTGGCAACTCCAACTAAACTTATGACTTATATGGGAAATGGTGTTATCTCAATTTTAAGCGAGTGCTTAGAAGGGCTAACTGAAAATCTGGATGAAACCAAATATATTATTAAATTGAAAAATGTGCACGATTTCGATTCGATTAAATGCGCAATGTCAGAGACGGTAGATGCACAAGAAATATACAATGACTATAAACGTATTTATAAAAATCATTATGATGGCAAAACCCATATCAATCGAATGAAGGACGCACTGCCTCGGTAA
- a CDS encoding glycosyltransferase, whose translation MEKIRILQIVPDMRSGGVENFIMNVYRNIDRNEIQFDFIEHYSKESFFDKDIENLGGKIYRIPFRDDNKLSKYVRDLSRFYKEHKEYQVVHCHWNGMGFIHFLVAKFNGVKIRIGHSHNSTAGVGKKGAIKKLFIIPYKYVCNIRFACSNESGKFLYGKKDFKFIPNGIDIDRFQYNSFKREEIRSKYGIGEHSLVIGNVGRLNVQKNQKFLIDVFEKVRRVNENSFLLIMGSGELFDELNDYIKGEDLSDYVIFAGVHPNVEDFYSAMDVFCLPSLFEGLPLTAVESQASGLMTVLSDNISRQVEVTKNVIYLSNKNSDTWVDYIISNTDTFEKVDRLSANKDMLNSLYDTKVVANGIEEFYKTCYKKLVEDFI comes from the coding sequence ATGGAAAAAATAAGGATATTACAAATTGTCCCAGATATGAGATCGGGAGGAGTAGAAAACTTTATCATGAACGTCTATAGAAATATAGACCGTAATGAGATACAATTTGATTTTATTGAGCATTATTCAAAAGAAAGCTTTTTTGATAAGGATATTGAAAATCTTGGAGGAAAGATTTATAGAATCCCGTTTAGAGATGATAATAAGCTCTCAAAATACGTTAGAGATTTAAGTAGATTCTACAAGGAACACAAGGAATATCAGGTTGTTCACTGCCATTGGAATGGAATGGGATTCATTCATTTTCTTGTTGCAAAATTTAACGGAGTAAAAATAAGAATTGGTCATAGCCATAATAGTACAGCTGGTGTAGGGAAAAAAGGTGCTATTAAGAAACTGTTTATTATTCCATATAAATATGTTTGCAATATCCGATTTGCTTGTTCAAATGAATCCGGTAAGTTTTTATACGGTAAAAAAGACTTTAAATTTATTCCTAATGGAATAGATATAGATAGGTTTCAATACAATAGTTTTAAAAGAGAAGAAATTAGAAGTAAATATGGAATTGGTGAACATTCTTTAGTAATTGGTAATGTAGGAAGGCTAAATGTCCAAAAGAATCAAAAATTTTTAATAGATGTCTTTGAAAAGGTACGTAGAGTAAATGAGAATTCATTTCTTTTAATTATGGGCTCCGGTGAATTGTTCGATGAATTAAATGATTATATTAAAGGTGAAGATTTAAGTGATTATGTAATTTTTGCAGGAGTACATCCTAACGTAGAGGATTTTTATTCTGCAATGGATGTTTTTTGCTTACCTTCGTTGTTTGAGGGTCTACCTTTAACAGCGGTTGAATCTCAAGCAAGTGGTTTGATGACAGTACTTTCGGATAATATTTCAAGACAAGTAGAAGTCACAAAAAATGTTATTTACTTGAGTAATAAAAATTCTGATACTTGGGTTGATTATATTATTTCAAATACGGATACTTTTGAAAAAGTGGATAGATTAAGTGCCAACAAAGATATGCTAAATAGCCTTTATGACACAAAAGTTGTTGCTAACGGAATAGAAGAATTTTACAAAACCTGTTACAAAAAATTAGTTGAGGATTTTATATGA
- a CDS encoding sugar transferase, with protein sequence MYKVYKESWLKYYRFVGSDFICLYVAFLLPLSSGIVTKNNYGSYLELALMIGGSFYFYILLNDAYKNIYCRGYLLELKATLVQVSIIYGGVIFFTFLLKTTAVYSRLNLTLMYCLTVVLTYTLRTMIKNISIKRMKSSGYAKTGVVFTFSDRLEELDTIISSVQSNDCELYNFNRVVVLDDQPAVGCNIPRLSSKEAAFKYIKKNVVDDVLIFANHYNELIYEIEETCISMGVVVHYVLGERKSKYPKKEIIEEFGQYKIVTSGLNVISVRQLFVKRLIDICGSLVGLLITGVCCLFVAPMILIESPGPIFYSQTRVGANGRPFKIYKFRSMYPDAEKRKAELMAQNKMDGLMFKMDNDPRIIKGIGQFIRSTSIDELPQMWNVLKGDMSLVGTRPPTMDEFKEYSFHHKSRLAMKPGITGLWQISGRSEVTNFEEVVALDNKYISEWRMISDVKILFKTVMVVFGRYGAV encoded by the coding sequence ATGTATAAAGTCTATAAAGAAAGTTGGTTAAAATATTACCGGTTCGTAGGCAGTGATTTTATCTGTCTCTATGTGGCATTTTTATTGCCGTTGAGCAGTGGGATTGTGACAAAGAATAATTACGGATCGTACTTGGAACTGGCACTAATGATCGGCGGTAGTTTTTATTTTTACATTTTATTAAACGATGCATACAAGAATATTTACTGCCGGGGCTATTTGCTAGAATTAAAGGCGACCCTGGTTCAGGTTAGTATCATTTATGGCGGGGTTATCTTCTTTACCTTTTTGTTAAAAACCACCGCGGTTTATTCACGGCTGAATTTGACCTTAATGTATTGTTTGACAGTAGTTTTAACCTATACACTCAGGACGATGATTAAAAACATCAGCATAAAGCGGATGAAAAGCAGTGGCTATGCTAAGACGGGGGTTGTGTTTACCTTTAGCGATCGACTGGAAGAGTTAGACACCATTATCAGCAGCGTTCAAAGTAATGATTGTGAGCTTTACAATTTTAACCGGGTTGTGGTGTTGGATGATCAGCCGGCGGTCGGGTGTAACATTCCCAGATTATCATCAAAAGAGGCGGCTTTTAAATATATCAAAAAAAATGTGGTGGATGATGTGCTGATCTTTGCCAATCATTACAATGAATTGATTTATGAAATCGAAGAAACCTGCATATCAATGGGAGTAGTGGTCCATTATGTGCTGGGGGAACGAAAGAGTAAATATCCCAAGAAGGAAATCATTGAGGAGTTTGGTCAGTATAAAATTGTTACCAGTGGCTTAAACGTTATCAGTGTACGGCAATTGTTTGTGAAGCGGTTGATTGATATTTGTGGCAGCCTGGTGGGGCTTTTGATTACCGGGGTTTGTTGTCTCTTTGTCGCCCCGATGATTCTGATTGAAAGCCCGGGGCCGATCTTTTACTCGCAAACCCGGGTGGGGGCCAACGGCCGACCCTTTAAAATCTATAAGTTCCGGTCAATGTATCCGGATGCTGAAAAGCGTAAGGCGGAGCTGATGGCCCAGAACAAAATGGACGGGCTGATGTTTAAGATGGATAATGACCCCAGGATTATTAAGGGGATTGGCCAGTTTATCCGGTCTACCAGCATTGACGAGTTACCGCAAATGTGGAATGTGCTAAAAGGCGACATGTCCCTGGTGGGTACCCGGCCACCAACCATGGATGAGTTTAAAGAATACAGTTTTCACCATAAATCCCGATTGGCCATGAAGCCCGGCATCACCGGCTTATGGCAGATCAGCGGCCGTAGCGAAGTGACTAATTTTGAAGAGGTAGTGGCCTTAGACAACAAGTATATCAGCGAGTGGCGGATGATCTCGGATGTTAAGATATTGTTTAAGACGGTGATGGTTGTGTTTGGGAGATATGGAGCGGTGTGA
- the menD gene encoding 2-succinyl-5-enolpyruvyl-6-hydroxy-3-cyclohexene-1-carboxylic-acid synthase, with product MYTEMKAYQLVIAMLKKYDIKDLVLSAGSRNVPFVHSVEKDDFFNCYSVVDERSAGYFALGLSQEKNKPVLISCTASTASCNYYPPVAEAFYQNVPMIILTSDRNPHMLGQREDQMIDQVNMFDRHVKKSVNLPIINNKEDEKYCVRLLNEAFLELNHNGLTGTVHINVPMNSYNRTFNVKELPEINKITRVEINDKILWNEKIEKLNSFKKIMLICGQCSYVSDELKVSITEFFQNYNSAIIVDHMSNLDAEYGINTIMTFDENYINAEKFNELMPDLVISFGGQVFSGIKGHLRKNYTKFEHWSIYERGEVCDLFKGLTTIFECKPEFFFDQINKNATSLNDMKYYNDLLAYNSKAKIPQLPYSNVYAIKGVVESIPSNSILHLSINDSIRISNFFKLNSGIKTYSNIGTYGIDGCMSSFIGQSVASPDKQAYLIIGDLSFFYDMNSIKINSLGDNVHILLLNNSGAAEFYYNKTWIDKDSDRHTSARHNIKAEGWVRENGIEYISSRNKEEFDMNLERFISGKGPVLFEVFTEMSSDAKTVYDVYDHSRPISAKGEATKKLKSFVKEKTGQEKAKKILDILKNN from the coding sequence ATGTATACAGAAATGAAAGCTTATCAGCTCGTAATTGCGATGCTAAAAAAATATGATATTAAAGACTTGGTTTTATCAGCAGGTTCTAGAAATGTTCCATTTGTTCATTCTGTCGAAAAGGATGATTTCTTCAATTGTTATTCTGTGGTTGACGAACGAAGCGCAGGTTATTTTGCTTTAGGATTATCACAAGAAAAGAATAAACCTGTTTTAATTTCCTGTACGGCTTCAACTGCATCATGCAATTATTATCCTCCCGTGGCTGAGGCATTCTATCAAAACGTACCTATGATTATTTTGACTAGCGATAGAAATCCGCACATGTTAGGACAACGAGAAGATCAGATGATTGATCAAGTAAATATGTTTGATAGACATGTTAAAAAGTCGGTGAATCTTCCTATTATTAATAATAAAGAGGATGAGAAATATTGTGTCAGATTATTGAACGAGGCTTTTTTGGAATTAAATCATAATGGGTTGACTGGCACTGTACATATAAATGTACCCATGAATTCCTATAATAGAACATTCAATGTAAAGGAACTTCCTGAGATTAACAAAATTACAAGAGTAGAGATTAATGATAAAATCCTATGGAATGAAAAGATAGAAAAACTTAATTCATTTAAAAAGATAATGTTGATTTGTGGACAATGCAGTTATGTTAGCGATGAATTAAAAGTGTCTATAACTGAATTTTTCCAGAATTATAATTCAGCAATCATTGTTGATCATATGTCAAATTTGGATGCTGAATATGGCATAAATACAATAATGACTTTTGATGAAAACTATATCAATGCGGAAAAATTCAATGAATTAATGCCCGACTTGGTTATTTCTTTTGGTGGACAAGTATTTTCTGGTATTAAAGGGCATTTGAGGAAAAATTATACAAAATTCGAACATTGGTCAATTTATGAGCGTGGTGAAGTATGTGACTTATTCAAAGGTTTAACAACTATATTTGAATGTAAACCAGAGTTCTTTTTTGATCAGATAAATAAAAATGCAACAAGTCTAAATGATATGAAATATTATAATGACTTACTTGCTTATAATAGTAAAGCTAAGATTCCTCAATTACCTTACTCCAATGTATATGCAATAAAAGGTGTTGTTGAGTCAATTCCTTCAAATTCTATTTTACACTTGAGTATAAATGACAGTATCAGAATTTCAAATTTCTTTAAGTTGAACAGTGGGATAAAAACATATTCTAATATTGGAACATATGGTATTGATGGGTGTATGTCTTCTTTTATAGGTCAGAGTGTTGCTTCTCCTGATAAACAAGCATATTTAATTATAGGTGATTTATCCTTTTTCTATGATATGAACTCGATTAAGATTAATTCTTTAGGAGATAATGTTCATATCTTGCTATTGAATAATTCTGGAGCTGCTGAATTTTACTATAACAAAACATGGATAGATAAAGATAGCGATAGGCATACTTCAGCAAGGCATAATATTAAAGCCGAAGGCTGGGTAAGAGAAAATGGTATCGAATACATCTCAAGCAGAAATAAAGAAGAGTTTGATATGAATCTTGAAAGATTTATTTCTGGAAAAGGACCAGTTTTATTTGAAGTGTTTACAGAAATGAGTTCAGATGCAAAAACAGTATATGATGTTTATGATCACAGCAGACCCATTAGCGCAAAAGGAGAAGCTACAAAGAAGCTGAAATCATTTGTAAAAGAAAAAACCGGACAGGAAAAAGCTAAAAAAATATTAGATATTTTAAAAAATAACTAA
- a CDS encoding polysaccharide pyruvyl transferase family protein, translating to MKKVGIITQHRVVNYGSVLQAYALQKKVEDLGYECEVIDYYPERFTPTGMVKRIKTKSKKLEKSLLLRTIARVIIFPSYIIRFKMFFNFMKSRINLSKKTFRSIEELENYKFDYDIYCTGSDQVWNYGWNEKIEYPYFLSFAPVNRTKISYAASFGKSSLLDCEIDETKRLLSRYNHITVRELSGVEIINALGICGSTNVLDPTLLLTGNEWREISSNKYKDDKYILIYNLNRNEKIDNYAKTLSKKTGLEVRYISYQLHEFYKNGKMYCNNKVEDFLSLIDNAQYVITDSFHVTAYSLNFNKEFVIVYPGKYSTRLQSILEILGLTNRVAKDKNDMTVVEEKINYKKVNHILNDERSRSLDWLREALKSEDIQG from the coding sequence ATGAAAAAAGTTGGAATTATTACACAGCATAGAGTTGTGAACTATGGCTCTGTGCTTCAAGCATATGCATTGCAAAAAAAAGTAGAAGATTTAGGGTATGAATGTGAAGTTATTGATTACTATCCTGAAAGATTTACTCCAACAGGCATGGTTAAAAGAATAAAAACAAAGAGTAAAAAGCTCGAGAAGAGTTTACTATTAAGAACTATCGCTAGAGTAATAATCTTTCCATCTTATATTATTAGATTTAAAATGTTTTTTAATTTTATGAAAAGTCGAATAAATCTAAGTAAGAAAACTTTTAGAAGTATTGAAGAACTGGAAAATTATAAATTCGACTATGATATTTATTGTACGGGTAGTGATCAAGTTTGGAACTATGGTTGGAATGAAAAAATAGAGTATCCTTATTTCTTATCCTTTGCGCCAGTTAATAGGACTAAGATTTCATATGCAGCTAGTTTTGGGAAAAGTTCGTTGTTGGATTGTGAAATCGACGAAACAAAGAGACTGTTAAGTAGATATAATCATATTACGGTCCGAGAATTATCAGGTGTTGAGATAATCAATGCGTTGGGAATTTGTGGAAGCACAAATGTATTAGACCCTACATTGCTTTTAACTGGAAATGAATGGAGAGAAATATCATCAAATAAATATAAGGATGATAAGTATATATTAATTTACAACCTGAATAGAAATGAAAAAATAGATAACTATGCGAAAACTTTATCTAAAAAAACAGGGTTAGAAGTAAGATATATTAGTTATCAACTTCATGAATTCTATAAAAATGGTAAGATGTATTGTAACAACAAAGTCGAAGACTTCTTATCTTTAATTGACAATGCCCAGTATGTAATTACCGATTCGTTCCATGTGACAGCTTACTCATTAAATTTTAATAAGGAATTTGTAATTGTGTATCCTGGAAAATATAGTACAAGGTTGCAAAGTATTCTTGAAATATTGGGATTAACAAATAGAGTTGCAAAAGATAAAAATGATATGACTGTGGTAGAGGAAAAAATTAATTATAAAAAAGTTAATCATATTCTAAATGATGAAAGAAGCAGATCATTGGATTGGTTACGTGAGGCATTAAAATCGGAGGATATTCAGGGATGA
- a CDS encoding SDR family NAD(P)-dependent oxidoreductase: MSFKNNIKKGINEILRYMPIKKYVNTPVLYGELLKGRTALITGGTSGIGYEIAKSFLRNGANVVITGRNNKKLEKACEELKKDFSDLIIRGVQLDNCNILEMQSVFDTLTINNSCCIDIFVNNAGVLNKTSFGLASESDWDLVMNSDLKGPYFLTQFVAKYMIDNKIEGNILNVTSSSAIRPGLNSYHFAKNSMMNFTKGLAKELIEHGIVVNGIAPGPTATSMISDDDNISRPASPAKRYCTPEEIANLSTILVSSISRMVIGDTLFATGGCGTITFDD, translated from the coding sequence ATGAGTTTCAAAAATAATATAAAAAAAGGTATTAATGAAATTCTTAGATATATGCCAATAAAGAAATATGTTAATACACCTGTCCTATATGGAGAATTACTTAAAGGGCGAACAGCTTTAATTACAGGTGGAACCAGTGGAATAGGATATGAAATAGCCAAGTCATTTTTAAGAAACGGGGCAAATGTTGTAATAACAGGAAGAAATAATAAAAAATTAGAAAAAGCATGCGAAGAACTTAAAAAAGATTTTTCTGATTTGATTATAAGGGGGGTTCAGTTGGATAATTGCAACATTTTAGAGATGCAATCAGTATTTGACACTTTAACAATTAATAATTCTTGTTGTATAGATATATTCGTAAATAATGCTGGTGTTTTGAATAAAACTTCGTTTGGACTTGCTTCTGAATCAGATTGGGATTTAGTAATGAACTCTGATTTAAAAGGTCCATATTTTTTAACTCAGTTTGTAGCAAAATATATGATAGACAATAAAATCGAAGGAAATATTTTAAATGTTACGTCCTCATCAGCAATAAGACCGGGATTGAATTCATATCATTTTGCCAAAAATTCTATGATGAATTTTACAAAAGGTCTTGCGAAGGAACTTATTGAGCATGGAATTGTTGTTAATGGTATTGCTCCAGGTCCAACTGCTACAAGTATGATTTCCGATGATGATAATATCAGTAGACCTGCATCTCCAGCAAAAAGGTATTGTACTCCTGAAGAAATTGCTAATTTATCGACTATATTAGTAAGCAGTATTTCGAGGATGGTTATTGGTGACACCTTATTTGCTACAGGTGGATGTGGAACTATTACATTTGATGATTAA